The window AGGGCGGGCGCAAGGCGCAGGCCAAGGCTGGCAAGACCGTTCGCGAGGCTCGTACACCACTCGCGGCGCCCGCGGGTTCGGAAGGTCTGCGCGCGCTGGTCGCCCGTCATGCCGCTGCCAATGGCGTGCCGTTCTCGCTGGCGGATGCCGTGGTGCGTATCGAGAGCCGTTACAATCCGCGCGCTGCCAATGCCGGGAACTTCGGCCTGATGCAGATCCGACATCAGACAGCGCGCGGCGTCGGCTACAGCGGCGGCGCAGCAGGCCTGCTCGATGCCGACACCAACGCCCGCTATGCCATGAAATATCTCGGCCAGGCCTACAAGCTCGCCGGCGGCGACACCTGCCGCACGGTGATGAAGTACCAGAGCGGTCACATGGCGACCCGCATGAGCGGCGCCAACCGCGCCTATTGCGGCAAGGTGCGTACCATCACCGGTGCGACCCAGGCCAGCAACTGAGCTTTAATCCGGCAGACCGCTTCGCAACGCCGGATTCATCCATCGTTGAAAATCAGGCACTTGCGTGATTTTCAACGAGCGGAATACGCAATCCCTCGACGGGATTCCGTATGCGCTTGACGGCTCTGGCCTTTACAGCGCACAGGGGGCCGGCCAGTCGGCCGGACGGCCGCTCCTGCTTCGGCAGGGGAGGAAAGTCCGGGCTCCACGGAAACACGGTGCCGGATAACGTCCGGCGGGGGCGACCCCAGGGAAAGCGCCACAGAGATCGAACCGCCTGCGGCTTCGGCCGCAGGTAAGGGTGAAAAGGTGCGGTAAGAGCGCACCGCGGACCCGGCAACGGGGACGGCATGGCAAGCCCCACCGGGAGCAAAACCGAATAGGGACGATGCTCGCCCGCAAGGGAGGAGGGACCGGTTTCCAGGTCCAGTCGTCCGGGTTGGTTGCTCGAGGCGCGCAGCAATGCACGTCCCAGAGGAATGGCCGTCACGTCGGGGGAGCGATCTCCCGGCCATCCAAAACCCGGCTTACAGGCCGGCTGGCACCCTCATCGCAGCGAAAAGGGCCGGGAGCGATCCCGGCCCTTTCGTGTCTGCTGACGCTGCGGTCAGAGCGTGTAGCTCCACTCCGCCGTGGCAAAGCGGTAGCCGTTGCCCTCCTTGTTGACCCGGCCGAAGCCGGGGAAGGGGATATGGGCGCCGCTGATCACCAGCTTGTCGGCCGCCGCCATGTCGAGCACGCGCCGGCGCGAGGCAACGGCCTGCTTTGCGTCGGCGTCGAAGACGAAGGTGATCTCGGGCTGGGCGGTCTGCAGCACGACATTATGGATGCAGTCGCCGACGAGCAGAAGTTGCTGGTTGCCGGAGGAAAGCCGCAGGATGCTGTGCCCCGGCGTATGGCCCGGAGCGTGCTCGAGCGTCAGTCCGGGCGCGACCTCGCCCGCCTTCACCTTGCGGGTACGGCTGGCATAAGGCGCCAGCGCCCCGCGGGCGGAGGCGAAGAACGGTTTCACCTCCGCCGGCGCCTGGCTGAGGATGCCGTCATCATGCCAGAAGGCATGCTCGGCCTCGTGGATGATCAGCTCGGCGTTGGGGAAGCGGGCGGTCTTCTCGGCTGTGAGAAGGCCTTCGTGATGATCCGGGTGAGCGTGCGTCAGGATGATCGCGTCGATCTGCGCCGGCTCGATCCCGGCAGCACGCAGGTTGCTCTCGGCCCGGCCCATGGTGTTGCCCATGGCGTTCCAGGCGCCGGAACCGGTGTCGACGAGATAGGTCCGGTCCTTGCTATTGACGACGAAGGCGTTGACCGAGGTCGGCAGGCTTTCGTCGAGGCCGGCGCCGGCAATGAGCTGGCGTACGGTTGTCGGCTCAGGGCCGGCGAAGGACTGGGCACCGAGCGGGACATAGCCGTCGAGAAGCGCGGTGATTTCGAGGTCGCCGAGCTTGCGGCGATAGATGCCCGGCACCTGTGCGCCGGTCAAGGGAGCGCGGGCGTACGCGGGCAGGGCAGGCGCGAGTGCGGCTGCTGCAGCCGCTGTGAGGAAATGGCGGCGATCGATCATGGGATGTTCCAGAGGCTTTGAGGTTGAGGCTTCCGGAAACGAGGCCGGCTGGAGGGCGGGCCAAATCGTCTCACGGCCGGAGGGATGCCCGGCCGTGAGGATCAGATGGGTGGGGTAAGGTCAGGCCGCAACCGTCAGCTGGACGTCAATGTTGCCCCGGGTCGCGTCCGAATACGGGCAGACGATATGGGCCTTCTGGACGAGGTCCTCGAGCTTGGCCTTCTCGATGCCGGGCGCCGAGATCGTCAGCTTGACGGCGATGCCGAAGCCCTTGCCGTCGTCACGCGGGCCGATGCCGACATCGGCGCTGACGCGGGCGTCGTCCGGGATCTTCACGCTCTCCTTGCCGGCGGCGAACTTCAGCGCGCCGAGGAAGCAGGCGGAATAGCCCATGGCGAAGAGCTGCTCGGGATTGGTGCCCTCGCCACCGCCGCCGCCGAGCTCTTTCGGCGTGTTCAGCACGAGCTTGACGTTGCCGGTATCGGTCGCGGCCTGGCCTTCGCGGCCACCGGTGGCGGAACCATGGGCGGTGTAGAGGATTTTCATGATTGCTCTCCTTGCTGGGCGGCCCGTCCGCCGTGGTTGATGCGAATTAGATTGTGCACAATCGAATTGTCTGCAATTCAAATTTCCGTGAACAGGCAGCGCTCGGTGCGATGAAAGAGTATCTTGGGTTCATCGCAGGGTGAGACTGTTTCATCGGTGGGTTGTTCCAATCCGATCGGATCGCTCGCCCTGTCCAAGGAGCCATGATGCGGTCGACTGACGGCAAAGCCATGACGGAAGATGCGAAGGCGACATTGGTGCGCGGGCTCGACGATCAGATCTGCTTTGCGGTCTATTCGGCCGCTCATGCCTTCAACCGGGCCTATCGGCCGTTCCTGGCCGAGCTCGGGCTGACCTATCCGCAATATCTGGTCATGCTGGTGCTGTGGGAGCAGGATGGCCAGAGCGTGAAGGCGATCGGCGATCGATTGATGCTCGATTCCGGCACGCTGACGCCACTGCTGAAGCGCCTGGAAGGCAACGGTCTCATCCTGCGCAAGCGCGGCCGCGAAGATGAGCGGCAGGTCCTGGTCGAGCTGACTGGCGCCGGCCGCGCCCTGCGCGAGAAGGCGAGCCTGTCAGCCAATCCCGTGCCCTGCGCGGTCGAGGACAGCGGTGTCCCGCCGGGGCGCTTGCTGGACGATGTCCGCGCCCTGCGCGAGGCGCTGCTGCGCAGAGCGGCGGCGGAAGGCTAGAGCCCGGCAGGGCAGGGCGCGCAGCCCCGAAAATATTTCTTCGCAGATCCGGTGGGGCGGCCAGCTCTCATGGGCGCCGCCGGGCCTCGGTGCGTGCCGAAAATCCTCGTCTTTACGGATAGTTAACCTTAACGGGCTGTGATGCCTGCAGGCTCGGGCAGACCTCCTTCTGCAGCGCTGGATCCGTTGACGCCCATATTGTCCCATGCTATCCCAAATTATCCCGTCGAGACCGACAGGCAAGCAACAAGTCGAAGCCCGTGTGCCGCGCGGATTTTGGCTGATGGCTCCGCCATGTCGGGATCGACGGGGGTATCGATTGCCGGTGCCTGCCGGCTCGCTTCGCGCCATAGCGGCGCGGTTGGAAGTCCGACCTGGAGGCGGCGTTGACGGACCGCTTCGTCTCCCATTTCACCAACAGGCTGGACGCCAAGGGGCGCGTCTCGATCCCGGCTTCTTTCCGGGCCGTGCTGGCGAAGGACGGCTACGAGGGGCTCTACGTCTATCCGGCGCTCGACCAGGCCAGTCTCGATTGCGGCGGCCATGCGCTGCGGGCGACGATCGACGAGATCCTGTCGCGCTTCTCGCCCTTCTCCGAGGAATGGGAGTCGCTCTCGACGGCGTTGAATGGCACCTCCGAGGTGTTGAAGGTCGACCCCGAAGGGCGGATGATGCTGAGCGAGGCGCTGAAGGCGCATGCCGGCATCGGCGATACCGTCACCTTCGTCGGGCAGGGCCACAAATTCCAGATCTGGGAGCCGGAGCGCTTCAAGGCGCATCTCGAGGATGCCAGGGGAAAGCTGCGCGACGTCCGGCGCATGCTGGGCGCGAGGACGGTGCCATGACCGGCGAATCCCACATTCCCGTGCTGATGGACGAGGCGCTCGATGCGCTCGCGCTCAAGCCTGGCGGCCGCTATCTCGACGGCACGTTCGGCGCCGGTGGCTATTCGCGCGCCCTGCTGGAGCGCGAGCCGGAGGCGACGCTGCTCGCGCTCGATCGCGATCCCACCGCGATCGCCGGCGGTGCCGACCTCGTCCTGGCGATGGGCGGGCGGTTGACGCTGGCCGAGGCCCGCTTCGGTGCGCTGGCGGAGGAGGCCGAGCGCTTCCAGATGGTGCCGCTCGACGGCGTCGTCCTCGATATAGGCGTCTCCTCGATGCAGCTCGACCAGGCCGAGCGTGGCTTCTCCTTCCGTTTCGACGGGCCGCTCGACATGCGCATGGGGGCGAGCGGCCAGAGCGCGGCCGAACTCGTCAACGAAGCCGATGAAGGCGTGCTCGCCAACATCATCTACCATTATGGCGAGGAGCGGCGCTCGCGCGCCGTGGCGCGCGCCATCGTCGAGGCCAGGCGCAAGGCGCCGATCACGACGACGAAGCAGCTTGCCGATCTCGTCGCCGGCATCGTCCGGGGCGAGCCCGGCGGGGCGCATCCGGCGACACGGACCTTCCAGGGCCTGCGCATCGCGGTCAATGACGAGCTCGGCGAGCTGGTCAGGGCGCTGCATGGCGCCGAGGCCGTGCTGAAGCCGGGCGGGCGGCTGTCCGTCGTCACCTTCCATTCGCTCGAGGACCGCATCGTCAAGCAGTTCTTCGCGGAGCGCTCGGGCAAGGCGCCGACCGGCTCGCGCCATGCCCCGGCCGTGGCACAGCCGCAGGCGACGTTCAGCCTCGTCATCAAGGGGCCGGTCGCGCCGTCCGTGGCCGAAACCAGAGCCAACCCGCGGGCCCGCTCGGCCAAGCTGCGCGCCGTGGAGCGTACCGACCTTCCGCCGCGCGCGCCCGATCCCGATCTTGTCGGGCTCGCCGTGGTGCCCGCGCCGCAAGCCCGCCGGAGGAGCTGAGCATGATCAAGCTCTTGCATATCGTCGCCATCGGCGCGCTGGTGTCCTCGGCGCTCTATGCCTACTCGATCAAGTACGAGACGACGCTGCAGGCCGAACAGCTGCAGAAGCTGAAGGCCAAGGCCCAGCGCGAGCGCGAGGCGATCGCGGTGCTCAAGGCGGAATGGCAGTTCCTCAACCGGCCCGAACGCCTGCAGGCGCTGGCCGACAAGCACCTCGACCTGCAGCCGCTGGCGATCACACAGATCGTGCGCCTGTCGGACATCCCCAATCGCGGGCCGAAGGTCGACTCGATCGGCCGCAAGCTGGAGGACCTCGGCCTCGGCCTGCCGACCGAGACGCCGAAAGATCGCAAGAGCAACGCCGTGACGACGCCGGGAGCCCGCCCATGAGCCAGGAGCCCTACCAGCACGCCGGGGCGCTCGAGATCGGTGCCGCCGCGATCGAAAAACCCGTGGTTGCGAAGCGCAAATGGCGCTTCCGCACCGAATGGCTGCGCGACGTCTTCCGGATGAGCGGCGAGAAGAGCGAGCCCCGCGTCGGGCTCGTCATTCTCGGTTTCAGCGGGCTGTTCCTGGCGATCGTCGGCAGGCTCGTCATGCTCGGCGCCTTCCCGAGCGACCAGGTCGGCCTGCGCCGCGCGACCTCGAACGCGATCTCGGCGGCTCGGCCCGACATCCTCGACCGCAACGGCATCCAGCTTGCAACTGATGTGCGCACCGTCTCGGTCTTCGCCGAGCCGCGCAATATTCTCGACAAGGACGAGGCGACCGAGCTCCTGACCGCGGTGCTGCCCGATCTCAATGCCAAGGAGCTGCGCGATAAGCTCGGCACCAAGAAGGGCTTTGTCTGGGTCAAGCGCGAGATCACGCCGCGCCAGCAGGCGGAGGTCCACAGGCTCGGCATTCCCGGCGTCGGCTTCGTGCCCGAGAACAAGCGCGTCTATCCGAACGGGAACGTCGCCGCGCATGTGCTCGGCTTCGCCAATGTCGACAATATCGGCATCGCCGGCATCGAGAAGTACATCGACTCGCAAGGGCTGCAGGACCTGAATGGCGCGGGCTTCGCTGTGCAGGCTTCCGACCTCAAGCCGGTGCAGCTCTCAATCGACATGCGCGTCCAGCATCTGGTGCGCGACGAGCTGGTCAAGGGCATCGAGAAATACCGGGCGATTGCTGCGGCCGGCGCCATCATGGACGTCAACACCGGCGAGGTGATCGCGCTGGTCTCGCTGCCCGATTTCGATCCCAACAATCCGGTCGACGCGCTGGAGAAGGATCGGATCAACCGGATGAATGTCGGCGTCTACGAGATGGGCTCGACCTTCAAGGCGCTGACCATCGCGATGGCGCTCGATTCCGGCAAGGCCAACATCAATTCGAGCTACTCGACCGCTGGCGGCATGATGCGGTTCGGCCGCCAGGTCATCAAGGAATACCACGGCACCGGCCGTACGCTGACGGTGCCGGAGGTGTTCCTGCATTCGTCGAACATGGGCTCCATCAAGATGGCGCTCGCGGTCGGCGTCGAGGGCCACAAGGCCTTCCTGAAGAAGATGATGCAGCTCGACCGGATGACGACGGAACTGCCGGAGAGCGCCGCGCCGATCGTCCCCGGGCGCTGGGGTGAGATCAATACGGCGACGATCGCCTTCGGCCATGGCCTTGCGGTCGCGCCGCTCCAGGCGCTGGCGGCGGTCGGAGCGCTGGTCAATGGCGGCTACCTGATCAGGCCAACCTTCCTGAAGCGCTCCGAGGAGGAGGCCAAGAAGGACGCGGTCCGCGTGATCAAGCCCGAGACCTCCGAGGCCATGCGCTTCATCATGCGGCTCAACGGCGACAAGGGCTCGGCCCGGTTCGCGAACATTCCCGGCTATTTCGTCGGCGGCAAAACCGGCACGGCCGAGAAGGTTATCAATGGCCGCTACGCCAAGAACAAGAACTTCACCACCTTCACGGCGATCGCGCCCTCGGACAAGCCGCGCTATGTCTTCCTCGCCATCTATGACGAGCCGAAGGGCTATGCCGAGAGCGGCGGCTACTCGACCGCGGCCTGGAATGCTGGCAAGACCACCGGCAAGGTGATCGAGCGAGCCGCGCCGATCCTCGGCCTGGCGCCGCGCTTCGACCCGCCGGTCGCTCCGTTCCCGCTGATGGCCAGGCTGAACGCCTGGGGCTCGCGCTGAGCCCGCCCGCAAATTCGTCAAGGCGGGCTGCGAATGGCGTTTGTCTGCGCTTCGGTGCTCACGTACTTGAGTACGCTCCGCTCCGATGCTCGAAAAACCCCATTCTCGCCACGCCCTGACGAATTTTCGAACGGACTCTGGGCCGAAGGACCTTGGTAGTGAGATGACCCAATCCGGTTTCAGCCTCGGCCAGCTCTTCCCCGGGGCGTTTCCGGAGTCGGGCGAGCGCCGCGTCAACGGCCTCGCCTTCGATAGCCGTAAGGTCTCGGCCGGCGATGCCTTCGTTGCGCTCGCAGGCGCCAAGGCCGATGGTGCCCGCTTCATCGCCGATGCGGTCCAGCGCGGGGCGGTCGCGATCGTTGCCGGTGGGCCACGCCCAGCCGATCTGCCGGCCGAGGTTGCCTATGCGCAGGTCGAGGATCCGCGCCGCGCTCTGGCACTGGCCGCCGCGACGGTGCATCCACGCCAGCCGGGAACTGTTGTCGCCGTCACCGGCACGAGCGGGAAATCCTCGGTCGCCGAGTTCACTCGCCAGATCTTTATGGCGCTCGGGCGCAAGGCAGCGAGCGTCGGCACGATCGGCATCGTCACCGAGGACGGAGCCGATTACGGCTCGCTGACCACGCCGGACCCGCTCTCGCTGCACGCCTCGCTCGACAAGCTCGCCGGCGATGGCGTCACGCATGTGGCGATGGAAGCGTCCTCGCACGGGCTCGACCAGCGCCGCCTCGACGGCGTCCGGCTCTCGGCCGGCGCCTTCCTCAATCTCGGCCGCGACCATCTCGACTACCATCCGAGCGTCGAGGACTATCTTTCTGCCAAGCTGCGGCTCTGGGAGCTGCTGCCGGCCGGCGCACCGGTGGTGATCAATCGCGATGAACCTTATGCCGCCGACGCGGAAGCTGCGGCACGGGCAGGCGGCCATCCGGTGATCGGCATTGGAAAGCTGGGCGACCGCCTGAAACTGCTTGATCTGGCCCGTGAAGGCTTCTCGCAGCGCCTGACGGTCGAGGTCGATGGTGCGACGGTGGAGGTCGTGCTGCCGATAGTCGGCGACTACATGGCCGGCAATGCGCTGGTCGCCGCCGGGCTCGCGATCGCGACTGGCGAGGACCCGGTGGCCAGCGTTCAGGCCATTGCCGGCCTCAAGGGCGTTCCTGGCCGGCTCGATCGCGTGGCTGAGCACAATGGCGGGCTCATCGTGGTCGATTATGCCCACAAACCCGATGCGCTTGCGGCAGTGCTGAAGGCGTTGCGGCCCTATGCCGGTGGTCGGCTGGTCTGCGTCTTCGGCTGCGGTGGCGACCGCGATCGCGGCAAGCGTCCGCTGATGGGCAAGATCGCCGCCGATGGCGCCGACATCGCGATCGTCACCGACGACAATCCGCGCAGCGAGGATCCCGCCGCGATCCGTGCCGAGGTCCTGGCGGCGGCGCCGGACCGTCTCAGGGAAATCGGTGACCGGGCCGAGGCGATCGCGGCCGGCGTCACCATGCTGCAGCCTGGGGATGTCCTGGTCGTTGCCGGAAAAGGCCATGAAAGCGGCCAGATCGTCGGCGATCGGACTTTGCCGTTTTTGGATCACGATGTGGTCCGGGAGGCGATCGTGGCATTGGCTGGGGGAAGACGGGGATGACCACCGAACCGCTGTGGACCGGCGCGCGCCTGGTCGAGGCGATGGGCGCCCGTTCGCAAGGCCCTGTGCCGGCTGCCGTGAACGGCGCCTCGATCGACACGCGCACGCTGGAGCCGGGCGATGCCTTCTTCGCGATCAAGGGCGAGCGCGACGGGCATGACTTTGTCGCGGCCGCGCTCGACAGGGGCGCGGCGCTGGCCGTCGTCGATGAGGCACATGCGGGCACTTTCCCGGCGGATGTGCCGCTAGCAGTCGTGCCCGATGTGCTGCGCGCGATGGAGCAGGCTGGCATGGCGCGCCGGGCCGAGCTCTCGGCCAAGGTCGTCGCGGTGACAGGTTCTGTCGGCAAGACCGGCACCAAGGAGGCGCTGAGACTCGTGCTCTCGCGCCAGGGCAAGACGCATGCGCCGGTCGCCTCCTACAACAACCATTGGGGCGTGCCGCTGACGCTGGTGCGGACGCCGCGCGACGTACGCTACGGCGTCTACGAGATCGGCATGAACGCGCCCGGCGAGATCCTGCCGCTGGCGAAGATGGTCAAGCCCGATGTCGCCGTGATCACCACGATCCAGCCGGTGCATCTTGCCGCCTTCGAGTCGCTGGAGGGGATCGCTCGCGAGAAAGCAGCGATCTTCGGCGGGCTGAAGGCTGGCGGCACGGCGATCATCAATGCCGACATCCCGCAGGCCGGCCTGTTGCGTGAGCTGGCGCTCGCCGGCGGGGCAGGGCGCGTCATCTCCTTCGGCGAGAGCGAGCAGGCGGATGTGCGGTTGCTCGGCTGTGCGCTGAAGCCGGATGTCTCAACCGCCAATGCCAGCGTGCTGGGCCAGGCGGTGACCTACAAGCTCGGCAGCCCGGGCAAGCACATCGTCTTGAACTCGCTCGCCGTGCTCGCGGCGGTCGAGGCGCTCGGTGCCGATCTTGCTCTGGCGGCGCTGGCGCTCGGCGACCTCAAGCCACCGGCCGGGCGCGGCGCGCGGCAGGTGCTGCACGCACCGGCCGGCCCGTTCACGCTGATCGACGAGAGCTATAACGGCAACCCGGCTTCAATGCGGGCGGCGATCGAGAATCTCGGCCGCATGCCAGTCTCCGGCAGAGGCCGGCGCATCGCCGTGCTCGGCGACATGCTGGAGCTCGGCGAAACCGGGCCGGAGCTGCACAAGGGGCTCGCCGACGCGGTCACCGGAAACGGAATCGACCTCGTCTTCGCCTGTGGCCCGCTGATGAGAACCCTGTACGACGCCTTGCCTTCGCACCGCCGCGGCGCTTATTCCGTGCAGGCGACCGGTCTCGAGCCTCATGTGCTCGACGCGGTTCGCGCCGGCGACGTCGTCACGG is drawn from Bosea sp. Tri-49 and contains these coding sequences:
- a CDS encoding lytic transglycosylase domain-containing protein, which gives rise to MNKISGSGCAAFAICLAFLQPASAQVNAETDARAFIVREAEIRRQAAAAEQDQDPQKETAETAQTKGGRKAQAKAGKTVREARTPLAAPAGSEGLRALVARHAAANGVPFSLADAVVRIESRYNPRAANAGNFGLMQIRHQTARGVGYSGGAAGLLDADTNARYAMKYLGQAYKLAGGDTCRTVMKYQSGHMATRMSGANRAYCGKVRTITGATQASN
- a CDS encoding MBL fold metallo-hydrolase; translated protein: MIDRRHFLTAAAAAALAPALPAYARAPLTGAQVPGIYRRKLGDLEITALLDGYVPLGAQSFAGPEPTTVRQLIAGAGLDESLPTSVNAFVVNSKDRTYLVDTGSGAWNAMGNTMGRAESNLRAAGIEPAQIDAIILTHAHPDHHEGLLTAEKTARFPNAELIIHEAEHAFWHDDGILSQAPAEVKPFFASARGALAPYASRTRKVKAGEVAPGLTLEHAPGHTPGHSILRLSSGNQQLLLVGDCIHNVVLQTAQPEITFVFDADAKQAVASRRRVLDMAAADKLVISGAHIPFPGFGRVNKEGNGYRFATAEWSYTL
- a CDS encoding organic hydroperoxide resistance protein, encoding MKILYTAHGSATGGREGQAATDTGNVKLVLNTPKELGGGGGEGTNPEQLFAMGYSACFLGALKFAAGKESVKIPDDARVSADVGIGPRDDGKGFGIAVKLTISAPGIEKAKLEDLVQKAHIVCPYSDATRGNIDVQLTVAA
- a CDS encoding MarR family winged helix-turn-helix transcriptional regulator, translated to MTEDAKATLVRGLDDQICFAVYSAAHAFNRAYRPFLAELGLTYPQYLVMLVLWEQDGQSVKAIGDRLMLDSGTLTPLLKRLEGNGLILRKRGREDERQVLVELTGAGRALREKASLSANPVPCAVEDSGVPPGRLLDDVRALREALLRRAAAEG
- a CDS encoding division/cell wall cluster transcriptional repressor MraZ translates to MTDRFVSHFTNRLDAKGRVSIPASFRAVLAKDGYEGLYVYPALDQASLDCGGHALRATIDEILSRFSPFSEEWESLSTALNGTSEVLKVDPEGRMMLSEALKAHAGIGDTVTFVGQGHKFQIWEPERFKAHLEDARGKLRDVRRMLGARTVP
- the rsmH gene encoding 16S rRNA (cytosine(1402)-N(4))-methyltransferase RsmH encodes the protein MTGESHIPVLMDEALDALALKPGGRYLDGTFGAGGYSRALLEREPEATLLALDRDPTAIAGGADLVLAMGGRLTLAEARFGALAEEAERFQMVPLDGVVLDIGVSSMQLDQAERGFSFRFDGPLDMRMGASGQSAAELVNEADEGVLANIIYHYGEERRSRAVARAIVEARRKAPITTTKQLADLVAGIVRGEPGGAHPATRTFQGLRIAVNDELGELVRALHGAEAVLKPGGRLSVVTFHSLEDRIVKQFFAERSGKAPTGSRHAPAVAQPQATFSLVIKGPVAPSVAETRANPRARSAKLRAVERTDLPPRAPDPDLVGLAVVPAPQARRRS
- the ftsL gene encoding cell division protein FtsL codes for the protein MIKLLHIVAIGALVSSALYAYSIKYETTLQAEQLQKLKAKAQREREAIAVLKAEWQFLNRPERLQALADKHLDLQPLAITQIVRLSDIPNRGPKVDSIGRKLEDLGLGLPTETPKDRKSNAVTTPGARP
- a CDS encoding peptidoglycan D,D-transpeptidase FtsI family protein, translating into MSQEPYQHAGALEIGAAAIEKPVVAKRKWRFRTEWLRDVFRMSGEKSEPRVGLVILGFSGLFLAIVGRLVMLGAFPSDQVGLRRATSNAISAARPDILDRNGIQLATDVRTVSVFAEPRNILDKDEATELLTAVLPDLNAKELRDKLGTKKGFVWVKREITPRQQAEVHRLGIPGVGFVPENKRVYPNGNVAAHVLGFANVDNIGIAGIEKYIDSQGLQDLNGAGFAVQASDLKPVQLSIDMRVQHLVRDELVKGIEKYRAIAAAGAIMDVNTGEVIALVSLPDFDPNNPVDALEKDRINRMNVGVYEMGSTFKALTIAMALDSGKANINSSYSTAGGMMRFGRQVIKEYHGTGRTLTVPEVFLHSSNMGSIKMALAVGVEGHKAFLKKMMQLDRMTTELPESAAPIVPGRWGEINTATIAFGHGLAVAPLQALAAVGALVNGGYLIRPTFLKRSEEEAKKDAVRVIKPETSEAMRFIMRLNGDKGSARFANIPGYFVGGKTGTAEKVINGRYAKNKNFTTFTAIAPSDKPRYVFLAIYDEPKGYAESGGYSTAAWNAGKTTGKVIERAAPILGLAPRFDPPVAPFPLMARLNAWGSR
- a CDS encoding UDP-N-acetylmuramoyl-L-alanyl-D-glutamate--2,6-diaminopimelate ligase, which produces MTQSGFSLGQLFPGAFPESGERRVNGLAFDSRKVSAGDAFVALAGAKADGARFIADAVQRGAVAIVAGGPRPADLPAEVAYAQVEDPRRALALAAATVHPRQPGTVVAVTGTSGKSSVAEFTRQIFMALGRKAASVGTIGIVTEDGADYGSLTTPDPLSLHASLDKLAGDGVTHVAMEASSHGLDQRRLDGVRLSAGAFLNLGRDHLDYHPSVEDYLSAKLRLWELLPAGAPVVINRDEPYAADAEAAARAGGHPVIGIGKLGDRLKLLDLAREGFSQRLTVEVDGATVEVVLPIVGDYMAGNALVAAGLAIATGEDPVASVQAIAGLKGVPGRLDRVAEHNGGLIVVDYAHKPDALAAVLKALRPYAGGRLVCVFGCGGDRDRGKRPLMGKIAADGADIAIVTDDNPRSEDPAAIRAEVLAAAPDRLREIGDRAEAIAAGVTMLQPGDVLVVAGKGHESGQIVGDRTLPFLDHDVVREAIVALAGGRRG
- a CDS encoding UDP-N-acetylmuramoylalanyl-D-glutamyl-2,6-diaminopimelate--D-alanyl-D-alanine ligase, whose translation is MTTEPLWTGARLVEAMGARSQGPVPAAVNGASIDTRTLEPGDAFFAIKGERDGHDFVAAALDRGAALAVVDEAHAGTFPADVPLAVVPDVLRAMEQAGMARRAELSAKVVAVTGSVGKTGTKEALRLVLSRQGKTHAPVASYNNHWGVPLTLVRTPRDVRYGVYEIGMNAPGEILPLAKMVKPDVAVITTIQPVHLAAFESLEGIAREKAAIFGGLKAGGTAIINADIPQAGLLRELALAGGAGRVISFGESEQADVRLLGCALKPDVSTANASVLGQAVTYKLGSPGKHIVLNSLAVLAAVEALGADLALAALALGDLKPPAGRGARQVLHAPAGPFTLIDESYNGNPASMRAAIENLGRMPVSGRGRRIAVLGDMLELGETGPELHKGLADAVTGNGIDLVFACGPLMRTLYDALPSHRRGAYSVQATGLEPHVLDAVRAGDVVTVKGSLGTRMGPIVKAMTARFPVVQADD